A genomic region of Bacteroidales bacterium contains the following coding sequences:
- a CDS encoding DUF4837 family protein has protein sequence MKNMQMILGRMAIAGFLVLAIAGCDFDRSSLQPSTGKTNEMVVVTPGDAYWNGKMGQVIQQFFGQEVPGLPQSEEMFDMAHVPEANFSKLFKTHHNIFIVEINPDFKKPLLETKPDLWAKPQRVVKMVVPTEEAFYDAFAKNKEAIVELFNANERHRANTAFATIQDFDITGMLRDKYQVTMVIPKSFYAATKADNFVWLRREAEQFSQAVLIWHHPYSDTSAFDYNRLMAVRDSITRKYIPGPSDGSYMKIGMEEPPVARRIDFKNHFAVEMRGLWDVQGDFMGGPFLSYTFVDEPNSRLVTIDSYAYNPSHNKRDLVRQLEAILYTYQFNSDKTKEQEAE, from the coding sequence ATGAAAAATATGCAAATGATTCTCGGCAGGATGGCAATAGCCGGTTTTCTTGTTTTGGCAATAGCTGGTTGCGATTTCGACAGATCTTCCCTGCAGCCCTCCACCGGAAAAACCAACGAGATGGTGGTGGTGACGCCCGGCGACGCTTATTGGAACGGAAAAATGGGGCAGGTCATCCAGCAGTTTTTTGGACAGGAAGTACCCGGGCTGCCGCAAAGCGAAGAGATGTTCGACATGGCGCACGTGCCCGAAGCCAATTTCTCGAAGCTCTTCAAAACGCACCACAACATCTTTATCGTCGAAATTAATCCTGATTTTAAAAAGCCATTGCTCGAAACCAAACCCGACCTGTGGGCCAAGCCGCAGCGTGTGGTAAAAATGGTAGTGCCCACCGAAGAAGCCTTTTATGACGCTTTCGCTAAAAACAAGGAGGCCATAGTCGAGCTTTTCAACGCAAACGAACGCCACAGAGCCAACACTGCTTTTGCTACCATTCAGGATTTCGACATCACCGGCATGCTGCGCGACAAATATCAGGTGACTATGGTCATTCCCAAAAGTTTTTATGCGGCAACAAAGGCCGACAATTTTGTGTGGCTGCGTCGTGAGGCTGAGCAGTTTTCGCAGGCCGTGCTCATCTGGCACCATCCTTACTCCGACACTTCGGCATTCGACTACAACAGACTGATGGCGGTTCGCGACTCGATAACGCGCAAATACATCCCCGGCCCTTCCGATGGTTCCTACATGAAAATTGGCATGGAAGAGCCTCCCGTTGCCCGTCGCATCGACTTCAAAAATCATTTTGCAGTGGAGATGCGTGGATTGTGGGATGTGCAAGGCGACTTTATGGGCGGCCCATTTTTGAGTTACACTTTCGTGGATGAACCCAACAGCCGGCTGGTTACCATCGACAGTTACGCATACAACCCCAGCCATAACAAACGCGATCTGGTGCGGCAGCTTGAAGCGATATTATATACCTATCAGTTCAATAGCGATAAAACAAAAGAACAGGAAGCTGAGTAG